CTTCATATGGAGGACATCATATTCTTCAACGGCTTAGGAGATGCCATTGCCCGCGCCTACAGTGCCATGAGAATAGACGCGCGGATTATCATGCCCGAGCCGACCTATTCCACTCATCTTCTCTCGGAAATTCATCACGCCTCGTTCCCCCCCAATACATACCGTATGAACCCCTATCACAACTGGCATCCCGATATCGCCGAACTGGAGCGGAAAGTCAAAAGCCACAATACCATCGTGGGAGCGCTGGTGATCAACCCCGACAATCCCACGGGGTTTGTCTATCCCCCCAAGACGATTCAGAAGATCGTGAGCATTGCCAAGGAGTACGACCTGTTCCTCATCTTCGACGAGACCTACCGGAACATCATCTATAACGATCAGCAGACCCTGCCTCTTTCCGATGTCATCGGTGATGTGCCCGGCATGAGCATGAAAGGGATTTCGAAAGAATTTCCCTGGCCCGGTGCGCGGTGCGGATGGATTGAAGTCTATAATGCCGACAAGGACGAGACCTTTTCCCGGTATATAGCGGCCATTCTTACCCAGAAGATGTCCGAGGTCTGTTCCACCACGCTTCCACAGATGGCGATTCCCAAAATAATGACCCACCCGGAGTACGGCGCCTACCTGGAAGCCCGGAATCGCCACTATGAGAGACTGTCCTCAACAGCCTTCTCGATTCTGAAAGACGTTCCCTACATAGTGGTGAACCGCACCAACGGCGCCTTCTACATGACCGTCGTTTTCAACGAGGCCGTGCTCAACAGCAGGCAGAATCTTGCCGTTGACGAGCCGGCAATCCGGGATTACGCGGAATCGATCATGAGTGACAAAATGGAATACGACAAGCGCTTCGTGTACTATCTCCTGGCCGCGACGGGTATCTGTCTCGTGCCGCTTACGTCATTCTTCACGTCCCTTCCCGGGTTCAGACTGACGCTCCTTGAGAAGGATGAGGGGCGCTTTGAGGAGACGGTGCAGACAATCGCTTCAAAGATCGTGGAATACGTCGAGTCATCACGCTAGTCCCGTGTAAAAACGAATTCCTCCGACCACCCTCTCCCACGGGGAGTTCCGGATTCCACTGTTCCGGGAAACAGCAAATCAAGACACGGTACGAGTCCCGCAGCCATGGTGAGGCCGTGATGCCACGGGATTCTCTTTTATTTTGCTTTTGATGTCGTTCTCAACAGGGTGTCGGCCCTGCGGACGGCGTCGACGCCGTCTCTGGCGTAGTGGGCCCCGATTGAGGATGCCCATGAAGATGTCACCACGGCACCTCCCACCATGATGGGGCAGGTAAGTCCTTCAGAGCGCGCCTTGAGTATGGTTTTCTCCATTGAAACCATGGTGGTCGTCATGAGGGCCGAAAGGCCTATGAGGTCGGCCCGGACACGGCGTGCTTCTCCGATGATCCGTTCGGCGGGCACGTCCTTGCCCAGGTCGATGATGGTGTATCCCTGGTTTTTGAGCATGAGGATAACGATGTTTTTCCCGATATCGTGAATGTCACCCTCCACGGTGGCCATGACGATCGTTCCCGGTGCCGCTGATTTTTTCCGGTCCTTTTTCAGCAGCGGTTCCAGGTATGCCACTCCCCGTTGCATCGTTTCGGCGGCGGCGACCAGTTGGGGGAGAAAGAGTTCTTTCCGTTCGTACCCGATTCCCACGTCGGATATAGTGGGGATGAGCATGCCCGACAGAATGTCCTCGGGATGGATGCCGTTGTCGAGGGCCGCCTTCAGCAATGCTTCGATGCTCTCGCGGGACCCCTCCCTGACGGCCCGTGCTATTTTTTCTTCCAGGGGAAGCCGGTTCTCCCCGGACCTGTCGCGTCTCTTTTCCGTCGTCCCTTCGGCGAATCGTCCGCAGAAGGCCGCTCCGTCCCGATCCCGGCCGGTAAGAACGTCACCGCCTGCCTTTACGTGCATGAGTTCTTCCTGCGCCGGGTTTGCGATGGCCATGGTCAATCCCCGGGATTGGGCCATGGCGAGAAAAGCGGCGTTGAGCCACTTTCGTGCGGGCAGTCCGTGGGACACATTGGTCAGTCCCAGTATCGTCGGGCATTTGAAGGAGCGGGTCGCCCATTCGACGGTTGCAAGGGTTTCAAGGGGTGCCGCGGCGTCCGTGGACACGGTCATGACGAGCCCGTCGATGACGATGTCCGCCTTTGTGAATCCCCTGCGCCGCGCCTCTCGATAGACAGATCGTATGATGTCCTTGCGTTCCCCGGCGTTTCCGGGAACACCACCTTCGGCCAGGGGGAGCAGAATGAACATGGCACCGTAGCGGGCCGCGAGGGAAAGCATGACTTCCAGTTGTGAGGACTCGCCGGAAATGGAATTGATGAGGGCCCGGCCCGGATAGATCCGCAGCCCGGCTTCAATGACCGCCGGATCGGGCGAATCGATCACGAGCGGAAGCGTGGCGGTCGCTGACAGGGCTTTCAGGGCCGATACCATCATGGCGGGTTCGTCCACGCCGGGAGCGCCCACATTGACGTCAAGGAGGTCGGCCCCCTGGTCTTCCTGGTCCCGGCCCAGACGCTCGATAATCGTTGTCCGGCCCCGGCGGAGTTCTTCCTGGAGGGCCGGCCTGCCCGTGGGGTTGATTCCCTCTCCCACAATCAGGAGAGGGTTCCCCTGCTCGATGAAGAGGGCCTTCCGGCATGAACTGAGGGCGCTTACCCGGTGCGGGAGCCGTCCCTCCGGCCGCAGACCCTGAAGGGAATCTTTCAATTCTCTGATATGCTCCGGAGTCGTTCCGCAGCATCCGCCCAGGAATGCGACGCCGAGAGCCAGGAATGACCGGGCGTGGGAGGCGAAGTCACGGGGTGTCATGGAAAAGACAGTCTCCCCGTCCCTCATCTGGGGCATGCCGGCGTTCGGCTTCGCGACCAGGGGTACGGCGCGCACGGGGCTCATGGCCCCGATGAGGCGGACCATTTCGGCCGGTCCCGATGAGCAGTTGCAGCCCACGGCATCCGCGCCGAGGCTCTGGAGCGTGACAAGCGCAGCGGCAGGATCTGTTCCGGTGAGTGTCCGTCCCCCCTCCTCGAAAGTCATGGTCACCAGAGTGAACAGGTCCGCCGCTTCCCGTGCCGCCAGCAGTGCCGCCCGGGCCTCCTGGATATCGATCATCGTTTCGATGACAAGCAAGTCGACCCCGCCGTCGACGAGACCCCGAATCTGCTCGGTGAAAACGGCCACGGCTTCCTCGAAGGCAAGGTCTCCAAAGGGCTCCACGAAACGCCCGGTGCTCCCGATGTCCCCGGCAACAAGCCCCTTCCTTCCCGCCGCCCGGCGGGCGATTCGGGCCAAATCCCGGTTCATCCCGTATACGTCGGACCGGTTGTATTGGGCCAGCTTGAAACGGTTGGCGCCGAAGGTGCAGGTGTAGATGATGTCGGCGCCGGCCTTCAGGTAGCCCTCATGAATGTCGCGGATTACGTCGGGGTTGTCGAGGCACCAGACCTCCGGGCAGACTCCCGGAGGCATTCCCCGCTTCTGCAGTTCCGTACCTGTCGCCCCGTCAAGAACGATACAGCGGTCTTTCAGAATTGCGTGGATCCTATGGTTTGCTTTCAGTGTCACAAGATCTCCCGGGTTTTCGTTTTTATAGTGTTCGAATGCCCGTAATTGCCGTTACGGATTTTTCCGGAATGAGCAGGGCCTGCTCATTGATCGTAACGTCCAGCCGCGCGAGATCGAGCATCTCGTAGATCATATGCTGGTGTTCCAGCGCGAAATCACCGTATCCCGCCGAGTAGCGCCGTTTTAAAAGCCCTTTTCTCTCCCTTCGGAGCAGACCCGCGTAGTAGCGCGTTATCCAGTCAAGAGAAGCGTCCACCATTTCACTTGCCGCGGCATCGACAATGACCGCCTCCGTCAGGTTGTCCCGGGCGGTGTCGGAGGCGATGGCCTCCATGACGGTCCCGCCCCCGGTGGCACCCATGACGAGACATTCGTCGCAGCCCTCAAGAAAAACGGCTAACCGGGAGCTTCTGAAGCGCGCGCCGCCTGCAAGAACCACGGTTTTTTCATCCCGATCCTCAATGGCCGCGCGCAGGGCCGCCCCTTTCAGGCGGACCAGGGAACGGGCATGATCGATGACTCTGTCGACGGTCCGCTTTTCCTCGGAAGACAGAACGGTCGTGCTTTTTCGGTACCCCAGGCGCCGATAGATGCTTTCGCGGGGCGTTTCAATGGTGATTGTCTCGAAAAATTTGATCGGTTCAGCCATACTCAAAGCGTCTTTCCACACGTTTCCCCGAGCAGGAAGGAACGCCTGTTCAGGAAAGCGCGGAGGCCAGGATCCGCAGGCCCGCCGTGCTGTCGTCTCCCAGGTGGATTACCGCCACCGGTTGCCCCGCGTTCAAGAGAGCCTCCCGATCCCCCCGGGCCTGGGCCGCCTTGAGAACTCCGAAGGACAGTGAAGACGCGGATTTCCCCACCTTGTCCGGGATGGGGACGTCATGGGCGTCGTTGGCCGTCAGCTGTATGAAGCGCGCCGCTCCCCCGCCCTTGTGCATCTGGCCGGTGGAGTGAAGATAACGGGGGCCGTAGCCGGCCGTGGTAGCCCGGCCGGTGCGGCGCAGGATAGCCTCCCGCAGCTTCGGAAGGGCCCGGTCCGTATCGGTCTTGGGTTGGAAGTACGCCTGGAGTGCTATGTAGGAGCATGGTTCGGCGCCGTCCACAAAGGACCTGAAGGCATCGGAGAGGGTTTTTCCATGGGCGTCTCCGAAAAACAAAAGCTCGCCGTCGGTTCGTGAAGGTGCTTCTTCCGAAACCCGTCCCGTTTTCACGAATTCCTCAACCATGTTCCTGGTGAGGGCTTTCGATGATTCAACATCGGGCTGATCAAAGGGGTTCACGGAAAGAATGAAGCCCGCCACCGCCGTCGCGGCCTGCCACAGAAAAAACAGTCCCCCCAGCTCGTACAGATCCTCCATTTCGAGGACAATCACGGGGAAGCCGGCCGCCTCCAGGGACTTGAGGCGGTCATCCAGTGACGTATCCCACCTGAGACGCAGGCAGACAAAGTAACGATCGGGACCGTAAGCATCCTCTCCGGCCGGGGGTTCATGCACCACCGGTACGATACCCCGTCCTTCCTTGCCGAGACTTTCCGCGATCAGCTGTTCAATCCAGTCGGCACATGCCTTTATTTGAGGGGACAGGAGAAGCGTCAGCTTGTCGACGCCCTCCATTGCCAGGGTTCCCATGAGAAGTCCCAGAAGGGCTGCGGGGTTCCGGCTTTCCGACAGGTCGTCGGCGGCGAAACGTTTCGCCGCCGCTTCTCCCCGCAGCAGCAGGTAAGAAATGTCGATGCCGCAGAGAGCGGCGGGCACCAGACCGAAAAAAGACAGTGCCGAGTAGCGTCCCCCGATGTTGGGATCATTCAGAAAAATGTCACGGAAAGAACACTGTTCGGCCGTGTCTACCAGCGGTGTCCCCGGGTCGGTAATGGCTGTGAAGTGGGAACCGGGCGTCTTGAATTCCGTCTGTTCAGAAAAAAGATTGTAAAAGAACCTGAACAGGGAAAGGGTTTCGGTGGTTGTGCCCGACTTGGTGGCGACAAGCGCCATGGTCCGGGCCGGGGGCATGTGTGCTGTACGGTAGAGAATAGCCCCCGGATCCGTACTGTCCAGTATCGAGAGATCGAGATAATCGTGACGGAAACTGAACGTCTTCCGCAAAACCTCCGGGGCGCAGCTCGATCCACCCATTCCCAGGAGGATGGCCTCAGTAAAGCCGTCATGCCTGCAGGCGTCGGTAAAGCGCTTTATCCGGGGCACATGGACGGCCATGGAGCGGTGCGCGTCGAGCCATCCCAGGCGGTTCGCTATTTCCGGGGGATCAGCCTTCCAGACGGTGTGATCCTTCTGAAGGATGCGGCTGATAACGGTTTCTTTGTGAAGCCGGCTCCGGTTATCATCGATCACCTGCCTGAAACCGTCGAAGCCGGACAGGCGCATCGTCGTTTTCATGATCCCGGGATTCCTTTCTTCTCGAGCAGGGTTTTCGCTGCTTCCAGCGTTTTCCGAACGGTGATGCCGAACTTCTCGTAGAGGATTCCGGCCGGGGCGCTGGCGCCGAAATCCGTCATCCCTATGGCGATTCCTTCATGCCCGAGGTAGTGTTCCCATCCGATGACGGAACCGGCCTCGACGGATACCCTCGATCGTACCGCGGGCGGAAGAACCCGGTCCCGATAGTCCCGGGGCTGACTGTCAAAAATATCCCAACTGGGCATGCTCACCACCCGGACGGCATGGCCTTCCTTCCCAAGTTCCTCGCCGGCGGCCAGGGCGATCGCGCACTCCGATCCCGTTCCGATAATGATAATATCCGGGAGTTTTCCTGACGATTCCCACAGAATATAGCCTCCCCGCCGGACACCGTCGGCAGCTCCCAGGCGTTCACGATCCAGGACCGGCAGTCCCTGCCGGGACAGCACAAGGGCCGTCGGGCCCTGTGTTCTGGTCAGGGCAAGCCGCCATGCTTCAGACACTTCCGCGGCATCGGCCGGGCGCAGGACCGAAAGGTTGGGCATGCACCGCAGGCTCATGAGCTGCTCCACGGGCTGGTGGGTCGGTCCGTCCTCACCCACGCCGATGCTGTCGTGGGAAAAGACGTAAATAACCCGGATTCCCATCATGGCGGCCAAGCGCATGGAAGGCCGCATGTAGTCGGAAAAGGTGAAGAACGTGCCCGTGTAGGGGATGATGCCGCCGTGAAGAGCCAGGCCCGAGGCAATGGCCCCCATGGCGTGTTCTCGGACGCCGAAATGGATGTTTCTTCCTCCATACCCCCAGGGACCTCCTGCGGATCCCTGGACACCGTTGGCGGGAAAAGCTTCCGGGGACTGGAAATCTCCCGCTCCCTTGACCCAGGCAAGGGTCGACGGGTTCAGGTCCGCCGTGCCGCCCACCAGCTCGGGAAGCAGAGCCCCCACACGCTGCATGACATTCTCCGATGCTTTCCGTGTCGCCATGCTCGTGCCGCGGTTTTCGGAGAAGGACGGCAGGGTCGCTTCCCAGCCCTCGGGGAGACATCCGCCCATGATCCGTTCAAATTCGGCCGCGTCTTCAGGGAAAGCCTTCCGGTACCGATCGAGAAGATTCCGCCATTCAGACTCCCGCTCTGCTCCCTGCTGACGGAACGCGGCCGCGAGGGCCTGAACAGCTGGAGGAACAAAAAATTCGGGTGCCGGGGGCCAGCCGAGATGCCGTTTCGCCGCCTCCGCTTCATCCCTTCCCAGAGGGGACCCATGGACTGCGGAAGTACCTTGTTTTTTTGGAGATCCATATCCGATGATTGTCCGGACCGCTATCAGGGACGGGCGGGATTCCTCCGAACGCGCCTCGACCAGGG
This genomic interval from Syntrophales bacterium contains the following:
- a CDS encoding pyridoxal phosphate-dependent aminotransferase, with the protein product MRFDIAKSGTGLTYEIRNIVGVADKLRKYGKKITWENIGDPIAKGETVPDWMKDTLIELMRDDGSYAYSPTKGINETREFIAEEVSRRGKYQLHMEDIIFFNGLGDAIARAYSAMRIDARIIMPEPTYSTHLLSEIHHASFPPNTYRMNPYHNWHPDIAELERKVKSHNTIVGALVINPDNPTGFVYPPKTIQKIVSIAKEYDLFLIFDETYRNIIYNDQQTLPLSDVIGDVPGMSMKGISKEFPWPGARCGWIEVYNADKDETFSRYIAAILTQKMSEVCSTTLPQMAIPKIMTHPEYGAYLEARNRHYERLSSTAFSILKDVPYIVVNRTNGAFYMTVVFNEAVLNSRQNLAVDEPAIRDYAESIMSDKMEYDKRFVYYLLAATGICLVPLTSFFTSLPGFRLTLLEKDEGRFEETVQTIASKIVEYVESSR
- the tkt gene encoding transketolase — protein: MKSHDPALMNDIINTLRFLAVDAIEKANSGHPGLPMGSAPLAATLWLNHLRHNPSNPGWHDRDRFVLSAGHGSMLLYGLLHLTGYDLSLDDIKNFRTWKSPAPGHPEYGCAPGVEVTSGPLGQGIANAVGMAIAESFLAARFNRPGYPLINHHTYVLAGDGDLMEGVAREACSLAGHLRLGKLILLYDDNKISLAGTTSLSFTEDVGKGFEAAGWHVQHVADGNNLPAIDQALVEARSEESRPSLIAVRTIIGYGSPKKQGTSAVHGSPLGRDEAEAAKRHLGWPPAPEFFVPPAVQALAAAFRQQGAERESEWRNLLDRYRKAFPEDAAEFERIMGGCLPEGWEATLPSFSENRGTSMATRKASENVMQRVGALLPELVGGTADLNPSTLAWVKGAGDFQSPEAFPANGVQGSAGGPWGYGGRNIHFGVREHAMGAIASGLALHGGIIPYTGTFFTFSDYMRPSMRLAAMMGIRVIYVFSHDSIGVGEDGPTHQPVEQLMSLRCMPNLSVLRPADAAEVSEAWRLALTRTQGPTALVLSRQGLPVLDRERLGAADGVRRGGYILWESSGKLPDIIIIGTGSECAIALAAGEELGKEGHAVRVVSMPSWDIFDSQPRDYRDRVLPPAVRSRVSVEAGSVIGWEHYLGHEGIAIGMTDFGASAPAGILYEKFGITVRKTLEAAKTLLEKKGIPGS
- a CDS encoding homocysteine S-methyltransferase family protein; this encodes MTLKANHRIHAILKDRCIVLDGATGTELQKRGMPPGVCPEVWCLDNPDVIRDIHEGYLKAGADIIYTCTFGANRFKLAQYNRSDVYGMNRDLARIARRAAGRKGLVAGDIGSTGRFVEPFGDLAFEEAVAVFTEQIRGLVDGGVDLLVIETMIDIQEARAALLAAREAADLFTLVTMTFEEGGRTLTGTDPAAALVTLQSLGADAVGCNCSSGPAEMVRLIGAMSPVRAVPLVAKPNAGMPQMRDGETVFSMTPRDFASHARSFLALGVAFLGGCCGTTPEHIRELKDSLQGLRPEGRLPHRVSALSSCRKALFIEQGNPLLIVGEGINPTGRPALQEELRRGRTTIIERLGRDQEDQGADLLDVNVGAPGVDEPAMMVSALKALSATATLPLVIDSPDPAVIEAGLRIYPGRALINSISGESSQLEVMLSLAARYGAMFILLPLAEGGVPGNAGERKDIIRSVYREARRRGFTKADIVIDGLVMTVSTDAAAPLETLATVEWATRSFKCPTILGLTNVSHGLPARKWLNAAFLAMAQSRGLTMAIANPAQEELMHVKAGGDVLTGRDRDGAAFCGRFAEGTTEKRRDRSGENRLPLEEKIARAVREGSRESIEALLKAALDNGIHPEDILSGMLIPTISDVGIGYERKELFLPQLVAAAETMQRGVAYLEPLLKKDRKKSAAPGTIVMATVEGDIHDIGKNIVILMLKNQGYTIIDLGKDVPAERIIGEARRVRADLIGLSALMTTTMVSMEKTILKARSEGLTCPIMVGGAVVTSSWASSIGAHYARDGVDAVRRADTLLRTTSKAK